One Williamsia phyllosphaerae genomic window, CGAACGCGTCCTCGAGGTTGTGGGCGACGATCTCGAGATCGTGGGCGGCGTCGTACTGGAACAGGAAGCGCGCGACGGTGTCGGAGTCCTCGGTGGTCAGGTAGACGCGCCCACCCCGCACCTCGGTGGCGGTGACGTTCGGTGCGTTGGCGATGATCCAGTCGATCCGGTCCGGGGCCGCTGCGGCGGAGACGACGCGGCCCGAGGCCCGGGCGCGGATCTGTGCCGTCGAACCGTCGGCGACCACCCGGCCGCCGGCGATCATCACGATTCGGTCGGCGAAGTCGTCGGCCTCCTCGAGATAGTGGGTCGCGAAGACGATGGTGCGACCGTTGCCCGCGTCGTCGCGCATGGCCGCCCAGAAGCCCCGGCGAGACTCGACGTCCATCCCCGCGGTCGGCTCGTCGAGGACGATGAGGTCGGGGTCGCCCAGCAGCGCCAGCGCGAACTTCACCCGTTGACGTTCTCCACCCGAGCATTTCGAGACCTTGCGACCGGCGATGTCGGCGATGTCGGCGCGGGCCATGACCGTGGCGGGATCGATCGAGCCGCCGTACGTGGAGGCGACGATGGCGACCGTCTCACCGACCGTGAAGTCGTCGAGCAGCCCACCGGTCTGGGTGACCGCCGAGATACGCCCGGCGGCAACCGCTTCGGCCGGGCTGTGGCCGAACAGCTCGACGCGACCGGAGTCCGGGTTGCTCAGGCCGAGGATCATGTCGAGCGTCGTGGTCTTGCCTGCGCCGTTGGGGCCGAGAAACGCGACGACCTCACCCTGACGGATGGCGAGGTCGACGCCGTCGACGGCACGGACGATGCCGCCCCGCCTGTCGGAGAAGGACTTGGTCAGTCCTTCGGCACGGAGTGCGAGTGGGATGTTCATACCCATGACGGTGCGCCGACAGCGCTCCCGTCACCGGGATCAGATGTCACGCATCGCCCATGACAGATGTCACGGCCGTCCTGATGTCCGATTCAGTTTTATCCGCCGATCGCCCACACCCGTCGCCGCGCGGCGTTACCGTCGGAAAGCGGGTCCACCGACCGAGGTCCTGCGCGACGAGGAGGAATCGGTTCGATGGTCTTCACCGCCCGGGGGCCGGAGTCCGACGGGGACCCGGCCGGCGAGCACGCCGACATGCCCTGGCACACGCGCCGCGGATCGCGCCGGTCCCGCACCCTCAACAGTTCGCTCGGGTTGGCCATACCGGCCCTGAGCTCCGGGTTCGGACTGCGCTCGGTCCACGCCCGCACGGCACCCTCACCCGCGATGATCAGGGCGTATCGCCCGATCGTCAACCAGTCGATGATCCGGTTCAGCCCTGTTCCACGTGGAACATCGGTCTCGACGGTCCGCGAGCGACACGGAGTCCGCGGCGAATGGGTGCACGGTCCGGGCGTCACACCCGGCGGCACGATCATCTACTACCTGCACGGCAGCGGCTTCGTCGTCTGCTCTCCACGCACGCACCGCGGGCTCGTCTCGCGCCTGTCCACGCTGACCGGTCTCCCCGCCTTCAGCCTCGACTATCGACTGGGGCCCGAGTACCGGTTCCCTGCTGCCGGCGACGACGCCATCGCCGGGTATCAGTGGTTGCTCGACAGGGGCTACTCCCCGAATCAGATCGTCGTCGCCGGCGACTCGGC contains:
- a CDS encoding ABC transporter ATP-binding protein, translating into MNIPLALRAEGLTKSFSDRRGGIVRAVDGVDLAIRQGEVVAFLGPNGAGKTTTLDMILGLSNPDSGRVELFGHSPAEAVAAGRISAVTQTGGLLDDFTVGETVAIVASTYGGSIDPATVMARADIADIAGRKVSKCSGGERQRVKFALALLGDPDLIVLDEPTAGMDVESRRGFWAAMRDDAGNGRTIVFATHYLEEADDFADRIVMIAGGRVVADGSTAQIRARASGRVVSAAAAPDRIDWIIANAPNVTATEVRGGRVYLTTEDSDTVARFLFQYDAAHDLEIVAHNLEDAFVALTSSTPEKTR
- a CDS encoding alpha/beta hydrolase translates to MVFTARGPESDGDPAGEHADMPWHTRRGSRRSRTLNSSLGLAIPALSSGFGLRSVHARTAPSPAMIRAYRPIVNQSMIRFSPVPRGTSVSTVRERHGVRGEWVHGPGVTPGGTIIYYLHGSGFVVCSPRTHRGLVSRLSTLTGLPAFSLDYRLGPEYRFPAAGDDAIAGYQWLLDRGYSPNQIVVAGDSAGGHMALDLLAHNHAHGIGQPRAMVLFSPLSDPTFGLSLARQNSGHRDPMIDARLGANVIRMYLGDVPDDHPRLTIPVTPEMALPPTLIQAGSLEVMADDARDIHHRLTAAGGRSELQIWPDQTHVFQMFPLFAPEAGRAVRAASSFVTQQFDSSSAR